A section of the Mergibacter septicus genome encodes:
- a CDS encoding LemA family protein — translation MKKWLVIAILGVGIFFTTISSYNGLVQARENVNAVWAKVESQYQRRADLIPNLVNTVKGQANFEQETLTKVIDARAKATQIRLDPANLTAENLQAFQQQQNAVGSALSRLLVTVERYPELKANEGFLTLQAQLEGTENRITVARNNFNDVVRGYNQKIHSFPNILIAKLFGFQEKPYFSASAGAETAPTVIFN, via the coding sequence ATGAAAAAGTGGTTAGTGATTGCAATACTTGGAGTAGGAATATTTTTTACGACTATCAGTAGTTACAACGGCTTAGTACAGGCAAGAGAAAATGTTAATGCTGTATGGGCAAAAGTTGAATCTCAATATCAACGCCGTGCAGATCTAATTCCTAATTTAGTGAATACAGTGAAAGGGCAGGCTAATTTTGAGCAAGAAACTTTGACGAAAGTGATTGATGCGAGAGCGAAAGCAACACAAATTCGTTTAGATCCTGCCAATTTGACCGCAGAAAATTTACAAGCCTTTCAACAACAACAAAATGCGGTAGGTTCGGCGTTATCTCGTTTATTAGTTACAGTTGAAAGATATCCAGAATTGAAAGCAAATGAAGGGTTCTTGACTTTACAAGCTCAACTAGAGGGAACTGAAAATCGGATTACTGTCGCACGGAATAACTTTAATGATGTTGTTCGTGGTTACAATCAAAAAATTCATTCTTTCCCTAATATATTGATTGCTAAGTTATTTGGTTTTCAAGAGAAACCTTATTTTAGTGCTTCCGCTGGGGCTGAAACCGCACCGACAGTGATTTTTAATTAA
- a CDS encoding 5'-nucleotidase, lipoprotein e(P4) family produces the protein MQTSTQNTKLGILTLAMAIALTGCTANQKETDLIAKEATLAVNWVQQSGEYQALAYQAFNIAKQQFKQAKVTKGKKIAVVADLDETLINNSAYAAWQVAKSQGFSPESWKKWVNAQEAIAIPGAVDFANYVNSNGGTMFYVSNRKEDGEKVSTIENLKKLGFTGVNNHTVLLKTDKSAKEARFAEIEKQGYQIVLFLGDNLNDFGNATYHKNNAERRDFVKQNAELFGKKYIILPNPVYGDWEGGLTPNYFKLNAKEKLKAREAALMPWNEK, from the coding sequence ATGCAAACATCAACCCAAAACACTAAATTAGGTATTTTAACACTGGCTATGGCTATTGCTTTAACGGGATGTACGGCGAATCAAAAAGAGACTGATCTTATCGCAAAAGAAGCAACCTTAGCGGTAAATTGGGTTCAACAATCTGGTGAATATCAAGCACTCGCTTACCAAGCTTTCAATATCGCAAAACAACAATTTAAACAAGCCAAAGTAACAAAAGGTAAAAAAATTGCCGTGGTTGCCGATCTTGATGAAACGTTAATTAATAATAGTGCTTATGCGGCTTGGCAAGTAGCAAAAAGCCAAGGCTTTAGCCCTGAAAGTTGGAAAAAATGGGTCAATGCCCAAGAAGCTATTGCTATTCCGGGAGCAGTTGATTTTGCAAATTATGTCAATAGCAACGGTGGGACGATGTTCTATGTTTCTAATCGTAAAGAAGATGGAGAAAAAGTTAGCACCATTGAAAACTTGAAAAAATTAGGTTTCACCGGCGTAAACAATCATACCGTGTTACTTAAAACAGATAAATCCGCCAAAGAAGCCAGATTTGCTGAAATTGAAAAACAAGGTTATCAAATTGTTTTATTCTTAGGTGATAATTTAAATGATTTTGGTAATGCAACCTACCATAAAAATAATGCTGAACGCCGAGATTTTGTGAAACAAAATGCTGAATTATTTGGTAAGAAATATATTATTTTACCAAACCCAGTCTATGGTGATTGGGAAGGTGGACTTACTCCAAATTATTTTAAATTAAATGCTAAAGAAAAATTAAAAGCCCGTGAAGCTGCTTTAATGCCTTGGAATGAAAAATAA
- the malK gene encoding maltose/maltodextrin ABC transporter ATP-binding protein MalK, producing MSGLSLRKVCKSYGNINISKDIDLEINEGEFVVFVGPSGCGKSTLLRMIAGLEDITSGELYIDGKLMNDVPPAKRGIGMVFQSYALYPHLNVAENMSFGLKLAGINKQQREKRVQQVAEILQLTPLLDRKPKALSGGQRQRVAIGRTLVSQPQVFLLDEPLSNLDAALRVQMRVEISKLHKRLKRTMIYVTHDQIEAMTLADKIVVLNAGQVAQVGKPLELYHYPANRFVAGFIGSPKMNFLPVKITAVESNRVELELPDANHHRFWILVEGTGVKVGDNLSLGIRPEHLIPAEKAQIKLKGIVTVVELLGNETQIYLEIPEIKQPTLVYRQNDVVLVNEGQELDIGIVPERCHLFKKDGTACKRLYQEVGI from the coding sequence ATGTCTGGATTATCTTTGCGTAAAGTATGCAAATCTTATGGAAATATTAACATTTCAAAAGATATTGATCTGGAAATTAATGAAGGTGAATTTGTTGTATTTGTTGGTCCTTCAGGTTGTGGTAAATCCACTCTTTTGCGTATGATTGCAGGTTTAGAAGATATTACCTCAGGTGAATTATATATTGATGGCAAATTAATGAATGACGTTCCACCGGCTAAACGTGGCATTGGTATGGTGTTTCAATCTTATGCTCTCTATCCACACCTTAATGTTGCAGAAAATATGTCATTTGGTTTGAAATTAGCCGGTATTAATAAACAGCAACGAGAAAAACGTGTACAGCAAGTGGCAGAAATTTTGCAATTAACACCGTTATTAGATCGTAAACCTAAAGCTTTATCAGGAGGACAACGCCAACGTGTTGCGATTGGGCGTACTTTAGTTTCTCAACCCCAAGTCTTTTTGCTTGATGAACCGCTATCTAATCTAGATGCAGCATTACGAGTACAAATGCGAGTTGAGATCTCAAAATTACATAAGCGACTTAAACGTACAATGATCTATGTTACCCATGATCAAATTGAAGCCATGACTTTAGCAGATAAAATAGTGGTTTTAAATGCTGGGCAAGTTGCTCAAGTTGGCAAACCATTAGAATTGTATCATTATCCAGCGAATCGATTTGTGGCAGGTTTTATTGGTTCACCAAAAATGAATTTTTTACCAGTGAAAATCACTGCGGTTGAAAGTAATAGAGTAGAGTTAGAATTACCTGATGCAAACCATCACCGCTTTTGGATACTTGTTGAGGGAACAGGCGTTAAAGTCGGTGATAATTTATCTTTGGGGATTCGCCCAGAGCATCTTATTCCAGCAGAAAAAGCACAAATTAAATTAAAAGGTATTGTAACTGTTGTTGAATTATTAGGTAATGAAACACAAATTTATTTAGAAATTCCAGAGATTAAACAACCAACTTTAGTTTATCGACAAAATGATGTTGTTTTGGTGAATGAAGGACAGGAATTAGATATCGGTATTGTGCCTGAACGTTGCCATTTATTTAAGAAAGATGGTACAGCGTGTAAACGGTTATATCAGGAAGTTGGTATTTAA
- the malE gene encoding maltose/maltodextrin ABC transporter substrate-binding protein MalE yields MTKRLFTLTLTAIASLMISTTAFAKLEEGKLVIWIGGDKGYEGVAEIGKKFEQDTGIPVVVEHPAKLEEDYPQVASTGDGPDIIMFAHDRFGGYAKAGLLAEIHPSQTFKDKFVPFAWEAETYNGKLIGYPIAIESLSLIYNKDLLPHPPKTWEEIPALDAKLKKQGKYAIMWNLAEPYFTWPIIAADGGYAFKPIEGGYDPKQVGVNNSGSIKGLQFVVDLVKQKVINPDTDYSIAEAAFNKGQTALTINGPWAWDNIQKSGINYGVAVLPTFNGQVSKPFVGVLSAGINAASPNYDLAIEFLENYLLTDKGLETINQVRPLGAVALKSYQAKLAQDSRIAATMENAQNGEIMPNIPEMSSFWYAERSAIINAINQRQSVKAALDDAATRISK; encoded by the coding sequence ATGACTAAACGATTATTTACTTTGACCTTAACCGCTATCGCTAGTTTAATGATTTCTACCACTGCATTCGCAAAACTTGAAGAAGGTAAATTAGTTATCTGGATTGGTGGTGATAAAGGTTATGAAGGTGTCGCCGAAATAGGAAAAAAATTTGAACAAGATACTGGTATCCCTGTCGTTGTCGAGCACCCTGCAAAATTGGAAGAAGATTATCCTCAAGTCGCTTCAACAGGTGATGGCCCTGATATTATTATGTTTGCCCACGATCGTTTTGGAGGATATGCAAAAGCAGGGCTTTTAGCCGAGATCCATCCTAGTCAAACTTTTAAAGATAAATTTGTTCCTTTTGCGTGGGAAGCTGAAACTTATAACGGCAAGTTAATCGGCTATCCGATTGCAATTGAATCACTTTCATTGATTTATAATAAAGATCTTCTTCCTCATCCACCAAAAACGTGGGAAGAAATTCCTGCATTAGATGCCAAACTCAAAAAGCAAGGTAAATATGCCATTATGTGGAATTTAGCAGAGCCTTATTTTACTTGGCCAATTATTGCAGCCGATGGTGGCTATGCTTTCAAACCTATTGAAGGTGGATATGATCCAAAACAAGTAGGCGTTAACAATTCGGGTTCTATCAAAGGATTACAATTTGTGGTTGATCTGGTTAAACAAAAAGTGATTAATCCAGATACGGATTACTCAATTGCAGAAGCCGCTTTTAATAAGGGTCAAACTGCTCTGACTATCAACGGTCCTTGGGCGTGGGATAATATCCAAAAAAGCGGGATCAACTACGGTGTTGCGGTATTACCAACATTTAATGGACAAGTATCTAAACCTTTTGTTGGTGTTTTAAGTGCAGGAATCAATGCTGCTAGCCCTAATTACGACCTAGCCATCGAATTCTTAGAAAACTATCTACTGACGGATAAAGGACTTGAAACGATCAATCAAGTTCGTCCATTAGGGGCAGTTGCTCTCAAATCTTATCAAGCCAAGTTAGCACAAGATAGCCGCATTGCCGCCACAATGGAAAATGCACAAAATGGTGAAATTATGCCTAACATACCAGAAATGTCATCATTCTGGTATGCCGAACGTAGTGCAATTATCAACGCAATCAATCAACGTCAAAGCGTAAAAGCAGCATTAGATGATGCAGCTACTAGAATAAGTAAATAA
- the malF gene encoding maltose ABC transporter permease MalF, producing MLQHFNRHSTQPFSRYLKWFIVTFILCLDFYLVWLMYLQGAFIFAILTLIVLSTGIYTFTSSKTYALRYIYPGLMGIGVFILFPLICTLAISFTNYSGTNQLSYQRTLEVLSKQRYFSGEKYPFTLYSKPNNQWQIAISVQGNHFISNDFTLIAQPQQLQLNLNDTPSEISPVQIKTIIAKRSELQQLQLLLPNGNSLTMSSLRQFAQQSPRYSYNENSKELLNNETGKRYRANDNIGFFQHINDKGEFQTERLEPGYIVYSGWNNFIKIFTDEGIRKPFIQIFIWTIIFSTLTVLFTTLLGMILACVVQWEMLQGKGIYRLLLILPYAVPAFISILIFKGLFNQSFGEINLILHQLFGIRPEWFNSPFLAKVMILIVNTWLGYPYMMILCMGLLKAIPQDLYEASAMDGASTWQNFTKITMPLLIKPLTPLMIASFAFNFNNFVLIQLLTNGRPDIIGTSTPAGYTDLLVSYTYRIAFEGSGGQDFGLAAAIATIIFLLVGGLALLNLRVSKLKLD from the coding sequence ATGCTACAACATTTTAACCGACATTCTACTCAACCATTCTCACGTTATCTTAAATGGTTTATTGTTACTTTCATTTTATGCCTTGATTTTTATTTAGTCTGGTTAATGTATCTACAAGGGGCTTTTATCTTTGCGATTTTAACTTTAATTGTGTTAAGTACTGGTATTTATACTTTTACAAGTTCTAAAACTTATGCTCTGCGTTATATCTATCCCGGATTAATGGGAATTGGTGTTTTTATTCTATTTCCGCTTATTTGTACTCTCGCTATTTCCTTTACAAATTATAGTGGAACAAATCAGCTCTCTTACCAGCGAACCTTAGAGGTCTTGAGTAAACAACGTTATTTTTCTGGTGAAAAATATCCCTTTACACTTTATTCAAAACCAAATAATCAATGGCAGATAGCAATATCAGTTCAAGGAAACCACTTTATTTCAAATGACTTCACCTTGATAGCTCAACCTCAACAGTTACAACTGAATTTAAACGATACACCTTCTGAAATATCGCCTGTACAAATCAAAACGATTATCGCAAAACGTAGTGAATTACAACAATTACAACTCTTGTTACCGAATGGGAATAGTTTAACGATGAGTTCACTTCGTCAATTTGCTCAACAATCACCACGTTACAGCTATAACGAAAACAGTAAAGAATTACTCAATAATGAAACGGGGAAACGTTACCGAGCAAACGATAATATCGGTTTCTTTCAACACATTAATGATAAAGGTGAATTTCAAACAGAACGTTTAGAACCCGGATATATTGTCTATTCTGGCTGGAATAATTTTATTAAAATTTTTACTGATGAAGGGATTAGAAAACCTTTTATCCAGATTTTTATTTGGACAATTATATTTTCAACGTTAACCGTTCTCTTTACCACCTTACTTGGTATGATCTTAGCCTGTGTTGTGCAATGGGAAATGTTACAAGGGAAAGGCATTTACCGCCTTCTACTTATCTTACCTTATGCTGTACCTGCTTTTATTTCAATTTTGATCTTTAAAGGGCTATTCAATCAAAGTTTTGGTGAAATAAATTTGATTCTTCATCAGCTCTTTGGCATTCGTCCTGAATGGTTTAATTCACCATTTTTAGCGAAAGTCATGATCTTAATTGTAAATACTTGGCTAGGCTATCCCTATATGATGATTTTATGTATGGGATTGCTGAAAGCTATTCCACAAGATTTATACGAAGCTTCTGCAATGGACGGAGCATCAACTTGGCAAAATTTCACCAAAATCACGATGCCACTTTTAATAAAACCTCTCACGCCATTGATGATCGCCTCTTTTGCCTTTAATTTTAATAATTTCGTTTTAATTCAATTACTCACCAATGGGCGTCCTGATATTATTGGTACATCAACTCCTGCTGGTTATACCGATTTATTAGTAAGTTATACCTATCGCATTGCTTTTGAAGGTAGTGGTGGGCAAGACTTTGGCTTAGCGGCAGCAATCGCAACCATTATTTTCTTGCTCGTTGGTGGACTTGCTCTGCTCAATTTACGTGTTAGCAAACTAAAACTAGATTAA
- the malG gene encoding maltose ABC transporter permease MalG codes for MAMVQPKSTRYRLWATHFLLICFLAIILFPLLMIIGISLRPGNFAIGELIPHQISFEHWKLALGLSVTNPDGTVVNPPFPVLLWLWNSVKIALITSVGIVTLSTTCAYAFARMKFKGKKTLLQGMLIFQMFPAVLSLVALYALFDNLGQYIPFLGLNTHSSVIFAYLGGIALYVWTIKGYFETIDRSLEEAATLDGATPWQAFYLVLLPLSVPILAVVFILSFIATMTEYPVASLLLRDVDSYTLAVGMQQYLYPQNYLWGDFAAAAVLSAIPITLVFLIAQRWLIGGLTAGGVKG; via the coding sequence ATGGCAATGGTACAACCCAAAAGTACTCGCTATCGCCTATGGGCAACCCATTTTCTGTTAATTTGTTTTTTAGCAATCATTCTTTTTCCATTGCTGATGATTATCGGTATTTCACTTCGCCCCGGAAACTTTGCTATTGGTGAATTAATTCCCCACCAGATTTCCTTTGAACACTGGAAACTTGCACTTGGTTTAAGTGTTACCAATCCTGATGGTACGGTAGTTAATCCACCATTTCCTGTTTTATTATGGTTATGGAATTCAGTAAAAATTGCACTTATCACTTCTGTTGGTATTGTCACACTTTCCACCACCTGTGCTTATGCCTTTGCTCGAATGAAATTTAAAGGCAAAAAAACGTTATTACAGGGAATGTTAATCTTCCAAATGTTTCCTGCTGTTCTATCACTAGTCGCACTCTATGCACTCTTTGATAATCTCGGTCAATATATTCCATTCTTAGGTTTAAACACCCACAGTAGTGTTATTTTTGCCTATTTAGGTGGTATTGCACTCTATGTTTGGACAATTAAAGGCTACTTTGAAACTATTGATCGTTCCCTCGAAGAAGCGGCAACTTTAGATGGTGCAACACCTTGGCAAGCTTTTTATTTAGTATTATTGCCACTTTCAGTGCCTATTTTAGCCGTAGTATTTATTTTATCCTTCATTGCTACTATGACAGAATATCCCGTTGCATCTTTACTCTTACGTGATGTGGATAGTTATACTTTAGCGGTTGGTATGCAACAATATCTCTATCCTCAAAACTATTTATGGGGAGATTTTGCCGCTGCGGCTGTTCTCTCCGCTATTCCGATTACGTTAGTTTTCTTAATTGCTCAACGTTGGCTAATCGGCGGACTAACCGCTGGTGGGGTAAAAGGTTAA
- the malT gene encoding HTH-type transcriptional regulator MalT: MLIPSKLSHSIRLQHIVERSRLLTLLDNIADYPLVLINAPAGYGKTTLISQWAENKPSLGWYSLDKSDNDSLRFFAYFKVAIEKAIGGECEITGIPANFLSGLSELLIRLNSISTNFYLVIDDYHLIDNPEIHEGIKFWIKHQPSNMTTILISRTVPPLNLAKLRVRELLLEIDVTQLPFTREESIQFFQQRSDSVVSEAAVKLLCDQVEGWATGLQLVNLYAKQQQTSLDEAVKSIPKIHSDQISEYLNDEVFNKIDPVTRRFLLHCALLHSMNEFLVEQLTGEIDCCQKLDQLVKQGLFIYPVNLDQQERWWRFHPLFLSFLRHYYDPEFEQIRLSLHHKAAKAWLEIGYPTEALYHAKQLENDELLLDILQQIGWKLYHQGELKLLEESLDNISPTQLIDYPQLILLRAWLYQSQHKHHQVDGLLMQFQQAIQQQAITLDRQLQAEFDALKAQVAINAGKEQLALSLATAALTYLPQEKHYAHIVATAVIAEAQHCQGELEQALKNMRHVEVLAQQNHAYHHLLWALLQQAEILSAQGFLQTAYDLLAKATTLIEKQHLHKLPMYEFLLRLKGQILWEWHSFDKAEAMAEAGLQILSNQKDQLQCLSLLAKISITRGNLDNAERILNRERELLQAHHYHSDWRSYYDEVELLYWQMREDRSQINSWLVQTEPPVSDINHFTHRQWRNIARANLLLGQHSEALTIVERLITTARKYQFVSELNKDLVLYNHILYQQGYLGQAQQALLEALELSKQTNFISIFVVEGQIMAQQLRQILQLNILDELLTHKAQFILRSINQYYRHKFAHFDEAFVERLLQNPQVPELLRISPLTQREWQVLGLIYSGYSNEQISTELQVALTTTKTHIRNLYQKIGVSNRAESIKYTRHLLQLMGYSN; encoded by the coding sequence ATGTTAATTCCTTCTAAACTCAGTCATTCTATTCGTTTACAACATATTGTTGAGCGTTCTCGTTTATTAACATTATTAGATAATATTGCCGATTATCCGTTGGTTTTAATCAATGCACCTGCAGGTTATGGTAAAACTACACTTATTTCACAATGGGCAGAAAATAAACCTTCCCTTGGTTGGTATTCATTAGATAAAAGTGATAATGATAGTTTACGTTTTTTCGCTTATTTTAAAGTTGCAATTGAAAAAGCGATAGGTGGTGAATGTGAGATAACGGGGATTCCAGCTAATTTTTTATCGGGATTAAGTGAACTATTGATTAGGCTTAATAGTATTTCTACAAACTTTTATTTAGTGATTGATGATTATCATTTAATTGATAATCCTGAAATCCATGAAGGTATCAAATTTTGGATTAAACACCAGCCAAGCAATATGACAACGATCTTAATTTCTCGAACAGTGCCACCTCTGAATTTAGCTAAATTAAGGGTACGAGAATTATTATTGGAAATAGACGTTACGCAGTTACCTTTTACTCGGGAAGAAAGTATCCAATTTTTTCAACAACGTAGTGATAGTGTAGTTTCTGAAGCAGCAGTGAAGTTACTTTGTGATCAAGTGGAAGGTTGGGCAACTGGCTTACAATTAGTGAATCTCTATGCTAAGCAACAACAAACTTCTTTAGATGAAGCGGTTAAATCTATTCCTAAAATTCATAGTGATCAAATCAGTGAATATTTAAATGATGAAGTCTTTAATAAGATTGATCCTGTTACAAGACGGTTTTTATTACATTGTGCTTTGTTACATTCAATGAATGAATTTTTAGTTGAACAACTTACTGGGGAGATAGATTGTTGTCAGAAATTAGATCAATTAGTCAAGCAAGGGTTATTTATTTACCCTGTTAATTTGGATCAACAGGAACGCTGGTGGCGTTTTCATCCGTTATTTTTGTCTTTTTTAAGGCATTATTATGATCCTGAATTTGAACAAATCCGCCTAAGTTTACATCATAAGGCAGCTAAAGCGTGGTTAGAAATAGGCTATCCGACAGAGGCGTTATATCATGCTAAACAGCTTGAAAATGATGAATTATTACTTGATATTTTGCAACAAATTGGTTGGAAGTTATACCACCAAGGTGAGTTAAAATTACTTGAAGAAAGTCTGGATAATATCTCTCCAACTCAATTAATTGATTATCCGCAGTTAATTTTATTAAGAGCGTGGCTATATCAAAGTCAGCATAAACATCATCAAGTAGATGGGTTATTAATGCAATTTCAACAAGCTATTCAACAACAGGCCATCACGTTAGATCGTCAATTACAAGCAGAATTTGATGCACTAAAAGCACAAGTTGCAATTAATGCAGGAAAAGAACAATTGGCTCTATCATTAGCAACTGCTGCTTTAACTTATCTACCACAAGAAAAGCATTATGCACATATTGTCGCAACGGCGGTGATAGCAGAAGCCCAGCATTGCCAAGGTGAATTAGAACAAGCATTAAAAAATATGCGCCACGTTGAGGTATTGGCACAGCAAAATCATGCTTATCACCATTTATTATGGGCATTATTACAGCAGGCTGAAATTTTATCAGCTCAGGGGTTTTTACAGACGGCTTACGATCTTTTAGCCAAGGCAACCACCTTAATTGAAAAACAACATTTACATAAATTGCCTATGTATGAATTTTTATTGCGTTTAAAAGGGCAAATTTTATGGGAATGGCATTCTTTTGATAAAGCGGAAGCAATGGCTGAAGCGGGATTACAAATTCTCAGTAATCAAAAAGATCAATTACAGTGTTTATCTTTACTGGCTAAAATCTCCATTACTCGAGGAAATTTAGATAATGCCGAACGGATTTTAAACAGAGAAAGAGAATTATTACAAGCACACCATTATCATAGTGATTGGCGTTCTTATTATGATGAAGTAGAACTGTTGTATTGGCAAATGCGAGAAGATCGATCACAGATTAATTCTTGGTTGGTACAAACAGAACCACCTGTAAGTGATATTAATCATTTTACCCACCGTCAATGGCGTAATATTGCTAGAGCAAATTTATTGTTAGGGCAACATAGTGAGGCATTAACTATCGTTGAACGATTAATTACCACCGCACGAAAATATCAATTTGTGAGTGAATTAAATAAAGACCTCGTGTTATATAATCATATTTTGTATCAACAAGGCTATTTAGGACAAGCTCAACAGGCATTACTTGAAGCATTAGAACTCAGTAAGCAGACAAATTTTATCAGTATTTTTGTTGTCGAAGGACAGATTATGGCGCAACAACTGCGTCAAATCCTACAGCTAAATATTTTAGATGAACTTTTAACGCATAAAGCACAATTTATCTTACGCAGTATTAATCAATATTACCGACATAAATTTGCCCATTTTGATGAAGCTTTTGTTGAACGGTTATTACAGAATCCTCAAGTACCAGAACTCTTACGAATTAGCCCCTTAACCCAACGAGAGTGGCAAGTGTTAGGATTAATTTATTCAGGATACAGTAATGAACAAATTTCAACAGAATTGCAGGTGGCATTGACGACGACTAAAACACATATTCGCAATTTATATCAGAAAATAGGGGTGAGTAATCGAGCTGAATCAATTAAATATACTCGCCATTTATTACAATTAATGGGGTATTCAAATTAA